Genomic DNA from Fimbriimonas ginsengisoli Gsoil 348:
TGGCGACATGCTGGTACGCCCCCGAGAAGTCCCGTCGGTGCTATCCCAAATCGATCTGGAGGTTTGTGTCACGGGTGGGACCGAGCTTCGAGCGGGGAAGCGGGTCTTGATTCGTCACCTGCTGAGCGAGGTTCCTGCCCAAGTCGCCGCCGTACGTGACCGCCTCGAACCGGGAACGATGGAGCGCGGCGCCGCCGATTCGCTCCAGACGAACGACATCGGCAGGATCGAGCTTCGCGCCGCCGTCGCGATGCCGATCGAGCCGTTTCGCAGCAATCGATCCACGGGTGGCGTGGTGCTGATCGATCCGGCGACCAATGAGATCCTCGCGGCCGGCGTGGCTACGGGTATCGAAACCCCAAACGATATCGTGCGCGAACACCCGCGCGTGGTCTGGCTTACCGGACTGAGCGGCGCGGGCAAGTCGACCCTTTCAAAAATGATGGTCGAAGAGCTGCAGGCTCGCAACGTCCCGTGCGTCATTCTGGACGGCGACGATCTTCGATCAGGTCTCAACCGGGATCTGGGGTTCGACGAAGCCGGCCGTACGGAAAACATCCGTCGAACGGCCGAGATTGCTCGGCTGCTGGCGAGCCAAGGGGTGTGGGTCGTCTGTGCGCTCATCTCCCCACTGGCTTCTCAACGCGAGCTGGCTCGCTCGATCGTCGGCGAGATCTTTGTTGAAGCTTACATTCGGTGCTCCTTGGACGAAGTAGCCCGCCGCGATCCGAAGGGGCTTTACCGCCGGGCCATGAGCGGAGAACTCCGTAGCTTCACCGGAATATCGAGTCCTTACGAGGTTCCGGACGCGCCCGATATCGTGATCGATACCGAAATGCTCACCCCTTCCGAGTGCCTCAGGCGACTGACCTCATTTTTAATCGGATAGGGGATTCTACACCTCATTTTTCATAACCTTGTGATAACCTGGGAATTGGAAAATACTGATTCCGTGGAGGAATTATGCGCCGAGCTTTTACGCTTATCGAGCTCTTGGTGGTGATCGCGATCATTGCGATCCTCGCCGCGATCCTTTTCCCTGTCTTCGCTCAAGCGAAGCAAGCCGCCAAAGTCACCGCCTCAATGTCGGGCCTTAAGCAAGTCGCACTTGGCCTGCACATGTATTCGGGCGATGCCGACGACATGACGATCCCGGAGTACGGTTATCCCGAGAATCCGGCCGTCGACAACAACCCCTATCACTCCAACACCACCTGGGTTGGCCGGATGTTTCCGTACGTCAAGAACCAGAGCCTGTTCTTCGACAAGACGATCTCCGAGATTCACGACTACAACAAGCTGTATCAAGACCCTTACTACCCGGATCCCTACTACACCTACACGTGGGCCTGGATCACTACGCTGTCGCTCAACACGCAGGGGTACGCCAATGCGGACGGCGGCCAAAAGTGCGACGGAACCGAGAGTGGCTCCGGCGGCAACCGCAGCTTGACGGCGATCGAGGATATCGCCGCCCGTTTGGCGGCAACCCCGACGCGATACGGATCGATTCCGGACTGGTCCTGGATGCGCTTCTACTCGACGAGTGCCTCTTGGCCGACCGCCGACGTGTACGCCAACACATTTAGCTGGTACCAAACCGTCTTCGACTCACGCAAGACTTACGGCGTCCGCTTCATCGGCGCCTTCGCCGACGGGCATGCCGGCAAGTATGGCCCGGAGAAGTTCGTGAAGTACTACAGCCTAACCCCTTCCAGAACGGAAGCGAACACGTTTAGCGAGTGGTGCACTCAAATGAACAACCGGAAGCTGTGGGATTTCTGGGGGCCTTATTGGAAAACAAGCTAAGGATGCTGATTGTCGCCGCGGTAGCCGCGGCGACCGTCGCCGGCTGCGGCGATCCGGGACCCTCCGGGCCCATGGTCGATGGCAAGAAGATTGATGCCGAGCGCAACAGGAATCTCTCGCCTCAGGACCAGAAGCTGATGACCGGTAAGGCCCAGAGCCGCTGAATACTAGCGGTGGCCGAGCGCTCGCTCGGCCACCTTCTTTGATCTAATCCGATGGCGTCGCCCGAGCTCCTGAACCGCTCCCTCCAAGCTTACGCCCGGAACGAGTTACACGAGGCGCGTTTGCTCTGCCGCGAGCAACTCGCCGCCAATCCGAACGACGTCGAAGCCCACGTGTTGATGGGGGCTATTCGCGCGCGTCTTGGTAACGTCGAAGGGGCGATCAAGGTTCTATATCGGGCGCTCGAGCTGAATCCAAACAGCGTAGAGGCCCTCGTATCGCTCTCCACCATCTCGTTCAACCTTCGGCAGTTCGAGGCCGCTCTAGCCCATGCCCAGGCGGCGGCGGAGTTGCAGCCGAAAGATCCCGCGGTTCTTCAGCATTTTGCCCGGCAACTGGAAGCCACCGGCCATCAACTGGAAGCGGCTTCGGTTCTCCAACGAATCGCCGAGCTGCAGCCCGACGACGTAGCCGTTCTCGAGCGTCTCGCCCACTGCTTGCGCGAGTCCCGGCGCGAAATCGATGCGCTTGCCGTGCTGCGCCGCATCGCGACACTTCGACCGGACGACCTTGCAGCGAGGCTGAAGCTTGGGCAGCTCGAGATGGCTCATGGAAAGTTCGACGAGGCTCTGTCGAGTGGCCGGGAGGCGATTCGGATCGCCCCACAGAGCGCGACCGCCCATCTCCTGGTTGCCCTGGCGCTCGCCGAGAGCGAGCGCGGCGATGAAGCGGAGCCGTATTTGCTTCGGGCGGCGAAGCTTGACTCCAACGAACCGATGGCCCAGGCGGCGCTGGGCTTCTGGTTTCAGGAACGTGGCCGGTTCAACGAGGCAAAGGCCCGGTTGGAACGCGCGATCTCGTTGAATCCGAACCACGGTTTTGCTTATTACAATCTGTTCCGCGCTAAGAAAGCCGGCGGTTCCGACCGGCACACGCTTGCGAAGATGCGCGTGAAGGCGGATGACCCTGCGCTACCAATCCGCGACCGTAGCTATCTACACTACGCTCTCGGAAAGGCACACGAAGATTTGAACGAGTACGGCGAGGCGATTCGTCACTATGACGCGGGGAATCGACTCGCCTATGATCTTTGGCTTGCCGATCGGCCGTGGGATCGAGAGGCATACTCCGCCGGTTTTTCACGCACGATCGACGTGTTCTCCAGGGACTGTTTCGACGAGCTTCGTCCAACTTCGAATTCGTCGGAGCTTCCATTGATCATCGTCGGGATGATCCGGTCGGGCACCTCCTTGCTCGAGCAGATTCTGTCGAGCCACCCCGACATTGCCGGCGCAGGTGAGCTTCCGTATTGGCATCAGCATGAGCCGGAAACGTTGGACCCGAATGGCCGACCTAGAGAGGATCTGTTGCCCGGTATCGCGGAGGGATACCTCCAAAAGCTCCGCTCACTTGCGCCCGAAGCTCGAAGAGTAACCGACAAGTTGCCGCACAACTATGCGATGCTTGGCCTGATCCATACCGTGTTGCCAAACTGCCGGATCGTTCACATGACCCGCAATCCGGCGGACAACTGCCTATCGGTTTACACCACCGCCTACCAGCGGCCGCCGGTCTTCGCGCACGACCGCTCGAACATCGTTTTCGCCTATCGGGAGTACCAGCGCATCATGTCGCACTGGCGCCAGGTCCTGCCGCCCGACCGCTTCATCGAGATCGAATACGAGTCTCTGATCACCGACCGAGAGCCGGTCGTCCGACGCCTGCTGGAGTTCTGCGGTTTGCCTTGGGACGACGCCTGCCTCCAGCACGAATCGAACACCCGGGCGGTTCGAACACCATCTCTCTGGCAAGTCCGGCAACCGATCTACGGCACCTCGATCGAACGCTGGCGCCGCTTCGAAGATTGGATTCCCGAGTTCACGGCGCTCGTTGGAGAAGAGAGGTAGGTTCTGCGACCGCCTTTTGGGTTCGGAGGAAGTTAACGCAAAGCGTTGTGTAGCCGCAGGTTGGCTCGTACCTGCGCGGAGCCTTTCGTTTTCTGACGAAGCGTGGTGGATCGTTTGAGCATTGTCGCGCAGGTACGAGCCAACCTGCGGCTACACGGCTGCGCCGTAGGGGATGGGGGCGACTCTTGTCCGGGATTGTGGGTCTTGCGCTCGCAGGCTCGCTGATGGAAAGCGGTGACAGGTCACCGCAGTCTATAGGGGTGTTGATCTCTTTGCGCACCGCCCTATGAGGTCGGAATGCGTGCTTCTTGGGTTCGTTTTCGGTCTGGCTAAGTTCAATTCTGGGTTCGTTCCGTGGTTTTTACTTTTCTGGCTGGAGCGTCTGGGGGGTTGGGATCGTCGGATGCGGGGAAGTATCCATTGTAGCTCGTAATAGTAAATATTAGTCTACTATATGGTGTCCTTGGCCAACCGCTTCTAACGAGCGACGGAAAGCCCAGCGGGAGGGGGTAGGGGACAAGACCGGCCTCCGAACCTCAAAGAGAATCCGTCCGCTAGCGAAGGGTTACCCGCCCTGGCGGGTTACCCTGGTACGGGCTACCCCAAGGGGGTTGCGTCCGGACGCAACCCCGTTGGGGTAGAAATCCCGCGCGTTCTCCCCCCAGGGTAGCTCGTGCCTCGCAACCCTTCGCTAGGGGGACGGAATCCCTTCGGGATAAGTGGAATCTTTTACATTGGAGCGGCGCAGATCGTCAGCGACGTCTAAAGGGTCTAACGCCGGATGAAGCGTAAGTGGGTCTTTTTGCCTAGCCATATCGTGTCAGCGAACGAAATTTTCGGTCGCGCACGGGCCTCGAAATTGTTCCATGGATAGCTTCAACGCCGATCCTTCTCAGATTCGAGCGGGCGGCGGGAATTCGCTCCATAAATACGCCGACCCTAAAAAGAGAGTTTCACCAGGCAAAGGAAGTTGCCATATGATGTCCGTGACTTGCGAAGAGGCAAGCAGAATTCCCAGGTTGAATCTGGGAATTAGAGTACTAATTGCGGGGAGAGCGCAGGGTGAACTTTGTCGATGCAACGCTCATAAGGATTGCCGATCCTGCCACTCGGGCGGCCGTCTTCGACCAGGCGGCGCTCGAGCAGATGGCACAAGCCGCCTACGACGCGGATGCTCTCGCTCTCCAAGGACCGTACACCGCGATCTTCGACCAGGTGACCCTGGGGATGTCGATCAGCACGGTCGGAATTCTCGAAGGGACGATCCGCAACCAGAGCGGAGGAATGGCAACGGACATTCACCTCCAGGTCGCCGGCCTCGGGCCGCTACTTCCCGCCCGGGTCGATGCGCTTTGGAAAGGAAGCGTGGTTGCTCGAACGATGCCCTCCGATGGGCACATCACGACCGTCAAGGTCCGCTTCTCGGTCGACGACATCGACGCGGAGATCGTCAAAGATCTCGGCGCGTTGCCGCCCGACCCGGCCGACCTGGAAACGGAGCGCCGGACTCGTTTGATCGCCGAGATGCGGGGGGCGATGGCCCAGCCGGCACTCCTCACGGACGCTGCGTTCGACAACTGGCTTAGCAGTATCGGAGCCTCGTCGGTGAGCGACCTTGTGGCCCACGGAAAGGGATCGATCCTCCCGAGCGTGTTGCAGCTTCAGTTTTCGGCGCCGCCGGATGTGGCGGCAAGCCCGCGGCAGTTGCCGGTCGCCGCCGCCATCCTGATCCGCGACATCGGCTTTTCCGTCGCGGAGCTCTTGATGCAGAGCAAGATGCTGCGCGAACAGCTTTCCGACCGCGGAATCGACGTTCCAAAGGACCGCTCGCTTCCTGCAAAGAATCCGTTTCTCGTCGTCTGGATCGTCCCGATCACCGTCTTCGACGACCCATCGTGGCCGGGCGCGGGCGGCAACCAGGATGCTCTCCGGGCCGATCGCCGTCAAAAAGCCGGCGCTTGGCTCGGGCCCGAAGGGATCGCTATCGCGGGGGTCAGCGTCGCATGACCTCGTTCCAACTCTCCATTTCCGGCGGGGCGTCCGTCCCCTTCGGCCTCACAGAACCTTAGGAAAGAACCATGGCAGTACCCGTAGCCTATCCGTTCGTCGAGGTGTTCATCACCCCGCCGCCAACCCCCATCGCCCAACGCTCGCCCGGTGTCATCGCGATCGTGGGCAAAACTCCCGCCGGAGCCGATGGCGGACTCACCCCCGCAAACGTTCCGGTCGAGATCGTCACGATGGACGACGCAGTGACCAGCTTCGCAAAGAAGAACCCGGACGGCTCGGTAGCGGCGACGACCTTGTACAACTCGATCGCACTGGCGTTCCTCCAGGATCCCAAGCCGTCGAAGATTTACGGTGTCCGTGTCGCCGCCGATAATTATGCGGCGGCATTGGCCTCGTTGGAAGGGGTGGGGGACGTTACGTTCGTTTCTCTTGCCAACGATGCCACGCTCGGAGCCCCAGCCGCTGGAGCCACGCCCCCAACTGGCCTGCAGGCGCTCAAGGCGCACGTGGAGTCGATGTCCAGCCAAGGGGCTAAGCGAATCGGCGTCGCGATGGTCAACCCCGCCACCGCCAAGAGTCCTACTTACGCGGCCGACGTGATCGCGGCGCTCACCGCCCCGAATACGCTCAAGAGCGACGTCAGCCGGATGATCATGGTCGCCGCTCGCGGGGCTACCGGCGATGTCGCGACGGCCGCGATGGCCGCCATCGCGGGCTTTTCGCCGCAGACGTCCATCGTGCTCAAGAAGATCCGAGGGATCTCTATCCCGAATGAGCAGCGGTTCTCGCCGAGCGAGATCATCGCCTTGTCCAACGCGAACATCATCCCGATCATCCACCCCGCGCTTATCGTCGGCGAGAGCCTACATTTTGGGGAGGGACGTCTCTTCACCACCGATGCCAGTCTCCTCTTCGTCGACCTCGTGCGCGTGATCGACGACGTCGATTTCAAGCTCCAAGCCGGCTTGGTCGGCATGATCGGAGACTCGAGGATCACCAAGGCCGGCCTCACGCAGGTCAAGGCGCGTATCACGGCGATTCTCGATCCGCTGGTCGGATCGGCGGAGTTGGACGACTACCACGTCGAGATTCCGATTCTGAACATGCTTCAGATCCCCGAATCCGCCCGCACCGCGGCGGAAGAGCTGCAGATTTCCGATGCGCGCGCCAACCGTGTGATCGACGTCTACGTGACGATCGTTTACGGCCCGGCGATCCACCGGCTCCGAGTCAACCTCGCGGTGAAGTTCTAACCGCCCCGAATTCTAAGGAGGAAATGTCATGCGCGAATGGAATACCCGCCTTTCAGTTTCGTTCACCGTGGATGGCGGATCACCCACCCTCATCTCACCCATCGACTCGTTCAGCCCTAGCTTTGCGCTGAATGCAGAACCGCTTCATTCGATCGAAGCCACCCATATCGGAGTCATCTACTCACCCGACTCGATGACGTTCTCCCTTACCGTCAAGGCGTTGGGAGACGTCGCCGGACAGTTAACGGCTTTGGCAATGAACGGAACGCCGTTCGACATTATTTTGCAGGAATCGACCGGCGACGACTGGTCGTTCCACAGCATCTTGATGTCGAGCTGCGTCATCACGAGCGCCGCGCCCACGAACGCATCGATCTCAGGCGCTCCCTCCGCCACTTTCTCCGGATTCGCTCTGAAGAGCACGTCCGACGGCAAAGCGGCTAGTTCCACCGCATCGGTGCCGTAATGCCAGGGGATGGAGGGAACGGAGCCGCGAGAGTCACCCGGACGGGCATCGCTCTGGTGCACGAAGGGGAGATCGTTCTTCCCGCCGCAGGCAGCGAGGTTCAAGCTGCCCAGGTCGGAGACGACATCCGCAGCACGATCCACTACTACTTCCCGGTCGAGATAGAAGTCGTTTCCGGCGGCAAGGCGATCGATCCTCAAGAGATCGCCGACCTCGCCCTCGAGCGTTTGGCCCGGAGCATCCGCGCCAATCAGATCTAAGATGCCCGTCTCCGTCAGCGTACCGACCAAGATCCGGATCGACCGGACGGCCCTCGCCGACCACCCCGAGTGGATCGAAGAGGCCGTCTCGGCCGCGGTCGGTCGGGCGATGGCGAACAGCCGGCGATCGGTCCTCGACGCTCGGGGCGGTTACCTGGGGGTGTCCCTTCATGCCCCTAACTTTTCTTGGCGCGGGATCGATGTCGCCGAACGAGATCGAATTCGGCTTGAAGAGGCGATCGCCCGCATCGTCAAAGATGCCGCCGCCGTAAACGGCCTGCTCGATGGTCCTGGGCCAAATGTGCCTCCGGTCCTTCCGCCCGACCCTTCCGAGCCATTCGATTCCCTCCGGGCGTTCCCTATCGCTGGGGTCTACACCCTCGACAGTTACGACGGTGGCACCGAAGACGTCCAGGTCGTCGACGAGAAGCATCCGCTCCTCTACGATTACGTGCCCGTCGTCAACGTCTTCTTGGAGCCGATGACCGAGGAGGTTCGGTTCGCCCTCACGAGTGTTTCGTACGATGCGAGCCCCGAGCACCCGCTAGGAGTCATCTACCGGTTCGTTAAGGGCGGGGGCATTCGGTGGCATGTTCTCATCACCGACGGATATATCGACAGCGACGATCCGGAAAGCCCGGCAATGGCTCACCTTGTCGGCGCTTTCGAATTTGAGGGATTTACCCGCTTCGATTTTATGGGCGAAAACGCCTCGCCGATGTTCAAGAAGGTCTTCTACGCGCCGCCGCCGGGACCGGGAACCGCCGAGGTCATCGACGTCCCCGCGGACGACGAGGGGCGGAAGAAGAAATACAAGGAGCTGATGGGCAGCGGACTGGAGGATAACCTCCGTCGCCATTCGCGAAAGCCGATCAGCATGACGACGACCAAGTTTCAGGAGAAGATCGGCAAGCGCGTCGACGACGAAATCGACCTCGCGCTGAAAAACGTACAGACGAATGTCACCAAAGCGGTAAAGGTGACCCTCGGCAGTTCCGAGGTCTTCGTCTGGATGACGAAGGACGACGAGCAGTTCCTACAGTGGAATGGCCGCGCGACTCTTACCGCCCTCGACACCGTCGTAAAACGGCCGAAGCCTCCCAAGAAAAAGGGTGAAGGGTCCGGCAGCGGAGGTAACGAAGGCGGCTCATCATCTGGTGGGGAAGGGCAGACCGGCGGCGCCAAAGGGGGGACCGGCGGTGGCGGGACCGGAGGAGGCTGCGGCTGTGCGGCGGACGACCAGCCTCGCGATCCTTGGAAGGAGATCTTCGGCGAGGACGGACCTTCGATGGAGTGCCGATCGCTTCGGGGCGAACCGGCGCTGGAAGAGATCGGCGATGCGGGCGAGCTGCTCGGCAATCAGATCAAGGCGATCGCCCAGAAGCTCGGCATTTCCGAGTGCGTTTATGCAGGTCAATTCTGCTACCAGGCCGCGAGTCAGCTTAACGACAAGGCGATCGCGACCCAAAGCATGGCCGAGTCTTCGTCCGGAGACAACAAGGCGGCCGACGGTAAGAGCGGGAACCTCGGCTCCGTCAGCTTCGCCCCCGGGTCGTCGGCCGTTATCGACACTATCCGCGACTTGGCGGGCGCGGTCCCGCTTATCTCGCAGCTCATGGCCACCGCGGTCGATGTGTTCTGCAGCGACACCTTCCGCTGTACCATCCACGGCTCGCTTCGCGGCAACGGCCAGTCTTGGTCGCTGAAGTTCCTCTCCGATGTTGGCTCGAAGCTGAACGAGGCGGTCGGCAACCTCTTCATCGGCGCTTGCCGGTCGATGCTCCTGCAACTCTTGGCGACTTCTCTAGACCAAATCAACAAACGGCTGAACGCCATCGACCGATACGCGCCGCTGTTCGAAAAGTGGATCTTGCCGCAGATTACGGATCTCGCGGAGCTCGACGAGCTTCATACCCGGCTGAGAAATTACGGCTACGGAAAGAAGGCGCAAGAGATTTCCGGCGGCATCCTAGTTGCTTCCGCCGCCGGATGGGACGCGGCGGCGAGCAGGCTCGTTTCGTCGCTCATCGGCGGCGCCGTGGTCCGCTCGGTGGGTGAGGCGTATGAGATCGTGCAGGACGGCGGTGTCGACAAGATCCGGGGTTCGACCGGGGTGCTGTGGACGATCGACGATCTCGAACAGGCGATCGCCTTGCGGCGCGGCCTCGCGGAAGGGATCGATCCGTTGGTGAAGCAGATCACGGACACCCCCGATGCGGTCAAGCGGTTCAAAGGGACCGATTCGATCCGGCGGGAGCTGGAAACGCTCCTCAAGGAAATGGTGAGCAACAACGAGGAAATGCGCGGCAAAGCCGACCGCGACCCGATGTTCGCCTTCAAGGCAAGCAGCATCAGCGAAGACATTCCTCAAGCCACCGTGCGCGGCGGGAAATACTCGCTCCAAGGGATCCACCGGGTGGCGCATGAGCAGATCTACGACGCCTTTCTCTACGACAGCTTTTACGCGACCGGGCTGGACTATCTCTTCGACACGGAAGAAGGGAAGGCCGCGATTATCGGGTTTGGGATCTTGGCCGGCTTCGTGTTGCTCTGCGTCCTCGTGCCGGGCGGTGCGTTCATCGCGTTCGTGGCGGGCGGCGCGCTCGCGGTGCACGAAGTTTCCAAGGCGTACGAGAAGAAGCGGCTTTACGGCGCTCTCATCAACCCCGACCTCGTCCTATCGCACGCCGAAGTCGAGGTGGGCCTGTTCGTCGCCTGGTTCGGGCTGGTCCTCTCGCTGATTCCCGAAGCCGGAACGGCCGCCAAAGGGTTGGTCTCCGGGGGGCGGGCCGTGCTGAAGGGAGAGGCTAAAGCGATCGGCAAGATGGCGGCGAAGGCGGTCGGCACGCGGGTTGCAAAGGAACTGGCCGAGTACGCCGTCAAGGATCTTCTCGAAGCGTTCGTAAAGGAGCTGACGATCAACATCGTCATCGACCAAGTGATCCAAAAGTCGCTCGCGCCGGTCGTGAAGGAGATTCAAAACGAATCCAGCATTGGCTTTGGATCCGGCGGCGGGGCGGAAGCGCCCGACGCGGACCAGGCCGATTTCCTCGACATGATTCGAGCCCTCGAATCTCTCGATCAGGAAGGAACGGCCGACGACGACGGCGGCTCGCCGGATGTAGAGGGCGGGGACGACGAGGTTCCGTACGAGGAGGTCTTGGAGTAGATGCTTAAGGAATCTCCGATCCACATCGATCCCAAGTTAATCTCGGCCGCCGTCGACTCGCATCCGGAGATGCGCGATCTGCGCGAGGCCGTGAAAACCCGCTTCAAGACCAGCGACGCCACCGCGAAGTCGTTCGCCGAGAGGCTGCTGACCCACGCCGTCGAGCGCTTCGGGGCCAAATACCTTGCCGAAATGACCGAACGGATCTCCCGCCTCTTCGAGCGGCGGGAGCAAGCGGCGAAGATCGTCGACCAAGTCATCGGAGCCGAAGCGCTGACCCCCGAGGAAGCGGGCCGCCAGCTCAACCAGCTCTTCAAAGATATGAAGGGGGACGTCGACGCGATCAGCGGGCCGGGCGACTACGCCAAGAATAACAAAATCCCGCTCCCGGATAAGAGCGAGCTCGAGTTGACCGCCCACGACGACGATCCGGTGAAGATGCCGGCGAAGGCGCTCCCCACGGGGCGACACGTCGAGATGCTCGCCGTGCTCAAGGCTAAGTTCAAGGATCTCAAGCTGTCTTGGCGAAAGGCGATGCGGAAAGCGGCCGATCTCGCGCCAAACGAACTCTGGCGGGCCGTCGCCAGCGAGACGGAGGGTGGCCAGAAACGAAACATCGAAGCCTTGAAGGCTCGCGCCAAGGCGCGGGGAATGAGCGACAAGGAGATTGCGTCGCTGGAAGAAGCGGTCAAACAGCTCTCCCTCGAACGGGCTCGCTCCCAGCGGTTGCCCGGAACCGCCGAGGCGACCGGACGAACCGAAGCGCTCCAAAAACTATCTCCGAACCTTAGAAAGCTGGTTGCGGGAGACCGCCAGCTCGAGCTACTCGCCGGCGACAACCCCGAGGTGCTCGAGGAGATGTTCAAGGCATCCGGCGCAAAATCCAGGTCGGCGCTGAGGGCCTATATCCGGCGGCGGATGGTGGCTCACATCCGCGGGATGTTGGGAGAGTTTACGGCCGCCTTCCAGCTTGGCGAGAAGCTGGTGCTGCTCAAAGCGCCGGACTACAACGTCACCTTGCCCGGCACGGACTTGGTGGGGGTGACGCGAAACGGACGGGTTTGGCTCATCGACAACAAGGCGCTCTCGGTGGAGGAGCTCGGCTCCGTCACCGCCCTCATGAAGAACCTTCCCGAGAACATCGCGGACGATACCGCGGCGTTCAAAGGGGAGTTCGGAATGGGGAAGGACCCGCTTATCGGTGACGCGGTCGCCCGGCTGGATAAGGCGACAAAGGCGATCCAGAAGCTCACCAAAGGACTTACCCAAGAGCAGGTGTCGGATCCAAAGATTCAGCAGCAGATCGGAACGATCCTTCGAGACAACCGGATCGACCGGGTGATCACGAACGCCGGCGGATCGGTGGACGGCTTGTCGGCCGGACTCAAGCAGGCGCTCATTCGGCTGGAGAACCTGAACAAGCCGCTCAAGCCGAAGCCCACGACGAAATAGAGGAGACGCAAAATGCCCGAAAGTTATCAGAGTTACCTCCACGTCCCCTCCGCGATCATCAGCGACGGAATCATCCCAATCCCGATATGGGCGGTGACCCAAATGTCGCTAACCGAGACCTACCACCTCCCCCCGATCGGATCGACCGCGGTCAAGGCGATCGTCTCGGTCCACGACGACACGATCTCCCTGACGGGCACTCTGTTAGGTCCCGAGCGGTTCGCTTGGAAGCTGGCGCTGGAAACGATTGCCGAATCGAGCAAGCGTGGTTCGGCTCTGGCGGCCATGACGGGCGGCGCTGTGGGTGGGCTTATCTTGATCACCGCGATGACGATCCGCACGGATATGCAGGTCCAGTCGCTCACCTTCACCGCCAGCTCGGGAAAGCGGGACGCGCTCGACATCTCGATCAACTTGGCCTATATGCCGAAGCCAAGCCTCTTGGGCAAGCTGCTCGA
This window encodes:
- a CDS encoding tetratricopeptide repeat-containing sulfotransferase family protein, with translation MASPELLNRSLQAYARNELHEARLLCREQLAANPNDVEAHVLMGAIRARLGNVEGAIKVLYRALELNPNSVEALVSLSTISFNLRQFEAALAHAQAAAELQPKDPAVLQHFARQLEATGHQLEAASVLQRIAELQPDDVAVLERLAHCLRESRREIDALAVLRRIATLRPDDLAARLKLGQLEMAHGKFDEALSSGREAIRIAPQSATAHLLVALALAESERGDEAEPYLLRAAKLDSNEPMAQAALGFWFQERGRFNEAKARLERAISLNPNHGFAYYNLFRAKKAGGSDRHTLAKMRVKADDPALPIRDRSYLHYALGKAHEDLNEYGEAIRHYDAGNRLAYDLWLADRPWDREAYSAGFSRTIDVFSRDCFDELRPTSNSSELPLIIVGMIRSGTSLLEQILSSHPDIAGAGELPYWHQHEPETLDPNGRPREDLLPGIAEGYLQKLRSLAPEARRVTDKLPHNYAMLGLIHTVLPNCRIVHMTRNPADNCLSVYTTAYQRPPVFAHDRSNIVFAYREYQRIMSHWRQVLPPDRFIEIEYESLITDREPVVRRLLEFCGLPWDDACLQHESNTRAVRTPSLWQVRQPIYGTSIERWRRFEDWIPEFTALVGEER
- a CDS encoding prepilin-type N-terminal cleavage/methylation domain-containing protein; translation: MRRAFTLIELLVVIAIIAILAAILFPVFAQAKQAAKVTASMSGLKQVALGLHMYSGDADDMTIPEYGYPENPAVDNNPYHSNTTWVGRMFPYVKNQSLFFDKTISEIHDYNKLYQDPYYPDPYYTYTWAWITTLSLNTQGYANADGGQKCDGTESGSGGNRSLTAIEDIAARLAATPTRYGSIPDWSWMRFYSTSASWPTADVYANTFSWYQTVFDSRKTYGVRFIGAFADGHAGKYGPEKFVKYYSLTPSRTEANTFSEWCTQMNNRKLWDFWGPYWKTS
- the cysC gene encoding adenylyl-sulfate kinase, producing MDTRPIVRVVVAGSVDDGKSTLLGRLLFDTDSILDDQLSAVRRASDASGEEATNLALLTDGLRAERAQKITIDVAYRHFSTSRRRILLADTPGHEQYTRNMLTGASTADAAILLLDASRGITEQSLRHAYITAMLLVPRVLVAVNKMDLVGFDEAAFGAIVEQFRAQVGSLHLPLTFLPVSAREGDNVAARGERMPWYRGPTLLEYLDEITPNESAVAAPFRFPIQLAIRPNASFRGYAGTPVSGSISVGEPVRVIPSGVTSRIAAIHGTSGSVERCEAGDAIVVELEDEIGLHRGDMLVRPREVPSVLSQIDLEVCVTGGTELRAGKRVLIRHLLSEVPAQVAAVRDRLEPGTMERGAADSLQTNDIGRIELRAAVAMPIEPFRSNRSTGGVVLIDPATNEILAAGVATGIETPNDIVREHPRVVWLTGLSGAGKSTLSKMMVEELQARNVPCVILDGDDLRSGLNRDLGFDEAGRTENIRRTAEIARLLASQGVWVVCALISPLASQRELARSIVGEIFVEAYIRCSLDEVARRDPKGLYRRAMSGELRSFTGISSPYEVPDAPDIVIDTEMLTPSECLRRLTSFLIG